The Candidatus Atribacteria bacterium ADurb.Bin276 DNA window AGATGACTTTTATACCATAAAGGCTCTTCATCTTCTGCCAACACAACAGTTTTCACTTGTCGTTGATGCTAGGTGTGGAACCGGTCGCCAGACTTTTGTTTTGGCAAAAGAACTTAGCACCTTGGTTCATGCTATCGATACTCATCAACCCTTTTTAAATGACCTAACCCGTCGTGCTCAGGAAGCCGGAATCGATCGTCTTATACAGACCCACTGCATAGACATGAAAGACATTCCTGCTACCTTTCCGCAAATTGACCTCCTCTGGTCGGAAGGTGCTGCCTATAGTATTGGATTTTCCAATGCTTTGAATAGTTGGGCACCGGCAATCAATACCGGGGGCTTTCTTGTCGTAAGCGAAATGGCTTGGTTACATAAAAAGGTTCCCAAAGTAGTTAAAGAGTTTTTTCAATCCGTTTATCCGGGTATGCATACAAATGAACAAATTTGTGAAATTGCCCAAAATGCTGGTTATCAGGTGCTTGAAACCTTTATAAAAAGTCTTCTTGATCACCCTGATTCATCGGTAATAGACTTCGCTGCCGATATTATCAAGGAAATCAAAATTTTTCACTGCTCCGAAGAAAGTTACGGTTATGCCTTCTTTATTCTTCAACGGGTTTAATGCTTTTTTTTGACAGCGTAACGAGCTTCAAAAAAGAGAGCATGAGCTTAAAAACATTGCTTATGGTGGTATCTATTGAAAATATAAAAAAAAGAGTATAATGAAAAACACTCAAAAACTCTTACTTAGCTCACACAGCAATTTCTATGCTGTTTCTAACCTGCCAAGAAAAATACTCTTTTGATTAAATCTTTTTTTCAAGGAGGAGGAAGAAATGAAAAGGAGTCCAACAAGGAGTAAAATATTCCTTTTTGCCATCCTCAGCTTGTTTATTGGTGGATTGATGCTCATAGTAGCTGGTTGCCCAGGAGAAATTGACCCCTGTTCTATTGATAACACCAAGTTTTGCGCCGTTATTAAAGAATATGCTCCCGCTTCGGTTCAAGCCGGACTCGAAGATTGTCACAAT harbors:
- a CDS encoding biotin biosynthesis protein BioC codes for the protein MKKQGPGDDFYTIKALHLLPTQQFSLVVDARCGTGRQTFVLAKELSTLVHAIDTHQPFLNDLTRRAQEAGIDRLIQTHCIDMKDIPATFPQIDLLWSEGAAYSIGFSNALNSWAPAINTGGFLVVSEMAWLHKKVPKVVKEFFQSVYPGMHTNEQICEIAQNAGYQVLETFIKSLLDHPDSSVIDFAADIIKEIKIFHCSEESYGYAFFILQRV